The proteins below are encoded in one region of Aeromonas jandaei:
- a CDS encoding DUF3332 domain-containing protein: MVRQQKGRAAALLMMVASMGLSGCMGQMGLSGMVTKGNLSVVDNRYGRAGVFMLLSPIYGLAATADLFVFNTIEFWTGKNPITGKSPAVVDMKVDPVIKVNQHLDPSLHKVPLAMLPQGVREVEVSYPDEHTAQMEVHYLDGRSSMMRGEKRGELMDIYFDGRFVSTLSRAELEERVNQGKAAA, from the coding sequence ATGGTACGACAACAGAAGGGGCGGGCGGCCGCGTTGCTGATGATGGTTGCGAGCATGGGTCTGAGTGGCTGCATGGGGCAGATGGGGCTCTCCGGCATGGTGACCAAGGGCAATCTGAGCGTAGTGGATAACCGCTACGGCCGGGCTGGCGTCTTCATGCTGCTCTCCCCGATTTATGGTCTGGCGGCGACTGCCGACCTGTTCGTCTTCAATACCATCGAATTCTGGACTGGCAAGAACCCCATCACCGGCAAGTCACCGGCGGTGGTGGATATGAAGGTCGACCCGGTGATCAAGGTGAACCAGCACCTCGACCCATCTCTTCACAAAGTGCCGCTTGCCATGTTGCCGCAAGGGGTGCGTGAGGTAGAGGTCAGCTATCCCGACGAGCATACCGCCCAGATGGAGGTGCACTATCTGGATGGTCGCAGCAGCATGATGCGTGGCGAGAAGCGCGGCGAGCTGATGGATATCTACTTCGACGGTCGCTTCGTCTCTACCCTGAGCCGTGCTGAGCTGGAAGAGCGGGTGAATCAGGGCAAGGCTGCTGCCTAA
- a CDS encoding methyl-accepting chemotaxis protein yields MFNNKLKAELQQCQEQLLEQQGFYDAVHGSVATITFSPDGTVLAANDLFLNVVGFSASEVVGQHHRIFCDKQYAQSSAYQQFWADLKQGRSRTGVFQRFNRRGEPIWLEATYFPVKLRGIVTKVIKIAADITEHHLQLLSQQAVVKALDRSLAVIEFTPTGEVLTANANFLNTMGYTLAQVQGKHHRIFCDDHFYQENPHFWEELGRGQFKSGLFCRFNSHGSKVWLEATYNPILDDSRRVVKVIKFASDITERINKSDAVREAAMLAHDAARETLSCAERGAGLLASVVDTSSLIASQLTHSIGLINQLNEQSRSIEAIVSTISSIADQTNLLALNAAIEAARAGDQGRGFAVVADEVRQLAARTSLSTDEIAKVVQNNRELTAKVTAEMSDVAGSAELGKQQVGEVNEVMSEIRREANNVSATVSGLAM; encoded by the coding sequence ATGTTCAATAACAAATTGAAAGCCGAGTTGCAGCAGTGTCAGGAGCAGCTTCTGGAGCAACAGGGATTTTACGATGCAGTGCATGGCAGCGTCGCGACCATCACTTTCAGCCCTGATGGCACCGTGCTGGCCGCCAACGATCTCTTTCTCAACGTGGTGGGATTCAGCGCATCCGAGGTCGTGGGCCAGCATCACAGGATCTTTTGCGACAAGCAGTATGCCCAGAGCAGCGCCTATCAACAGTTTTGGGCTGACCTGAAACAGGGGCGTTCCCGTACCGGGGTCTTTCAGCGCTTTAATCGTCGCGGCGAGCCCATCTGGCTGGAGGCCACCTACTTCCCCGTCAAATTGCGCGGCATAGTGACCAAGGTGATCAAGATTGCCGCCGACATCACCGAGCATCATCTGCAGCTGCTGAGCCAGCAGGCGGTGGTAAAGGCCCTTGATCGTTCTTTGGCCGTCATCGAATTCACGCCGACTGGAGAAGTGCTCACTGCCAACGCCAACTTCCTTAACACCATGGGCTACACCCTGGCTCAGGTGCAGGGCAAGCACCACCGCATCTTCTGCGATGACCACTTCTATCAGGAAAATCCCCACTTCTGGGAAGAGCTTGGGCGCGGCCAGTTCAAATCCGGCCTCTTCTGCCGTTTCAACAGCCACGGCAGCAAGGTGTGGCTGGAGGCAACCTACAACCCGATCCTGGATGACAGCCGCCGGGTGGTGAAGGTGATCAAGTTTGCCAGCGACATCACGGAGCGGATCAACAAGAGCGATGCGGTGCGTGAGGCGGCCATGCTGGCTCATGATGCAGCTCGGGAGACCCTGAGCTGTGCCGAGCGCGGGGCTGGGCTGCTTGCTTCGGTGGTTGACACTTCCAGCCTGATTGCCAGCCAGCTGACTCACAGCATCGGCCTTATCAATCAGCTGAACGAGCAGTCGCGCAGCATAGAGGCGATTGTCTCCACCATCAGCAGCATTGCCGATCAGACCAACCTGCTCGCCCTCAACGCGGCCATCGAAGCTGCCCGGGCCGGGGATCAGGGGCGTGGCTTTGCTGTGGTGGCTGACGAGGTTCGCCAGCTGGCGGCGCGCACCTCGCTCTCTACCGACGAGATTGCCAAGGTGGTGCAGAACAACCGTGAACTGACCGCCAAGGTGACCGCCGAGATGTCTGATGTGGCGGGCAGTGCCGAGCTGGGCAAGCAGCAGGTTGGCGAGGTCAACGAGGTGATGAGCGAGATCCGCCGCGAGGCAAACAATGTCTCCGCCACGGTTTCGGGTCTGGCCATGTGA
- a CDS encoding GNAT family N-acetyltransferase, producing MLIRQATEADIPMLVAMRMALFCEVGELPHPAADPALMQATERYFTNAFLSGSALSWLAEVDKQVVAAGTLAMFVRPPYPGNLAGREAYLLNMYTLPDYRKQGTASALLDAMVAEAIACGLGKVWLHASEAGRPLYERIGFVANPAYMEWQPPAR from the coding sequence ATGCTGATCCGTCAGGCCACCGAGGCCGATATTCCGATGCTGGTTGCCATGCGAATGGCGCTCTTCTGTGAAGTGGGGGAGTTACCGCACCCCGCAGCCGACCCCGCCCTGATGCAAGCAACCGAACGTTATTTTACCAACGCATTTTTGAGTGGATCCGCTTTATCCTGGCTGGCCGAGGTCGATAAACAGGTTGTCGCGGCGGGTACTCTGGCGATGTTCGTGCGGCCACCCTATCCCGGCAATCTGGCGGGAAGAGAGGCCTATCTGCTCAACATGTATACCTTGCCCGATTATCGCAAGCAGGGTACAGCCAGTGCACTGCTCGATGCCATGGTGGCAGAGGCCATAGCCTGCGGGCTTGGCAAGGTATGGCTCCATGCCAGCGAAGCTGGCCGGCCTCTCTATGAGCGGATCGGTTTTGTCGCCAATCCGGCTTATATGGAGTGGCAACCACCTGCCCGGTGA
- a CDS encoding YbfA family protein → MFHPFSLTQIILRRIYVLLVGILAFPVMLFRSDRARFYSYLHRIWNKTSTKPVWLKMSERGERIFY, encoded by the coding sequence ATGTTTCATCCCTTTTCTCTGACTCAGATTATTCTTCGTCGCATTTATGTATTGCTGGTGGGCATTCTGGCGTTTCCAGTGATGCTGTTTCGTAGTGATCGCGCCCGCTTTTATAGCTATCTGCACCGCATCTGGAACAAGACCAGTACCAAGCCGGTCTGGCTCAAGATGAGCGAACGTGGCGAGCGGATCTTCTACTAA